Proteins encoded together in one Acidimicrobiales bacterium window:
- a CDS encoding gluconate 2-dehydrogenase subunit 3 family protein produces the protein MLEERERAVLDAATARLVPGPEDDPGEAGYPGAREAGAADYIVGLLDALHDDPPRVYADGERFLPLSATVTAQWQARLAELVPAYHEGLAALDELAGGDFAAALPAAQDAALAANPRVPHLPAGVRGFTDLLFRHTIEGCYGAPVYGGNADGVMWRSIGFPGDVQPHGHPADRVTASDGPDPCTPTPTGIVADLLRLLTATAPGSPK, from the coding sequence GTGTTAGAAGAGCGGGAGCGAGCGGTCCTCGACGCGGCGACGGCGCGCCTGGTGCCGGGCCCGGAGGACGATCCTGGCGAGGCGGGGTACCCGGGGGCTCGTGAGGCCGGGGCGGCCGACTACATCGTCGGGCTGCTCGACGCGCTGCACGACGATCCTCCCCGCGTGTACGCCGACGGGGAGCGGTTCCTGCCGCTCAGCGCGACGGTCACGGCGCAGTGGCAGGCCCGGCTGGCCGAACTCGTTCCCGCTTACCACGAGGGCCTCGCCGCGCTCGACGAGCTGGCGGGCGGCGACTTCGCGGCCGCCCTGCCGGCGGCCCAGGACGCGGCGCTGGCGGCGAACCCGCGGGTGCCGCACCTCCCGGCCGGCGTCCGCGGCTTCACCGACCTGCTGTTCCGGCACACGATCGAGGGTTGCTACGGCGCGCCGGTCTACGGCGGCAACGCCGACGGGGTGATGTGGCGGTCCATCGGGTTCCCCGGCGACGTGCAGCCCCACGGCCATCCCGCCGACCGGGTGACCGCCTCCGACGGCCCCGATCCCTGCACGCCCACGCCGACCGGCATCGTCGCCGACCTGCTCCGGCTCCTCACGGCAACCGCCCCCGGGTCGCCGAAGTGA
- a CDS encoding GMC family oxidoreductase: protein MTARKALVVGSGAGGATAAMVLAEAGYDVVVFEKGDNWFDDLTKPAPTSRFSSDELKVDRRFAQPDPVAEPRTYRWYASDTEPRHVGAVHDLPQTVGGATVHWDAKTPRFWDVDFRKLSLLGPIAGADVADWPFDYDEIAPVYDEVEELIGVAGDVEAIPVEPTRRHAPRRRPLPMPAGPPQLSSLIAAEGCRSLDPPLHPFLVPMAVNSAPYDGRPACNNCGHCSHHGCPILARVGALAPLRRALIAGAEVRERAQVVKVHTSGRRATGVTWIDDEGRTHQEQGDLVVLACLAIETVRLAKLSDLPDPHGTVGTHFMQHWFTDGTGIFLDLRLHAHRGRSTTHVVDDFADPDFPGARAAAQAAGLPYFRGGTLELGGSQLPLGEADTYRFLLGLLRPDKPFGTEFKELMRSSVLRDRLCGIQMIGEDLPYRDNTVDLDPTVKDHRGLPVARITYSPRAHELAAQDFYGPYIAEILRRAGADHVTTVADAESDATPLAGNRVPTTAHVMGGMRMGTDPTLSATDGEGRFHELDNLFVADGSVFPTSGAHNPTLTIMATALRNARRWVR, encoded by the coding sequence GTGACCGCCCGCAAGGCGCTGGTGGTGGGCAGCGGCGCCGGGGGAGCGACCGCGGCGATGGTGCTGGCCGAGGCGGGCTACGACGTCGTCGTGTTCGAGAAGGGCGACAACTGGTTCGACGACCTCACGAAACCCGCCCCCACGTCGAGGTTCTCGAGCGACGAGCTGAAGGTCGACCGCCGCTTCGCCCAGCCGGACCCCGTGGCCGAACCCCGCACCTACCGCTGGTACGCGAGCGACACCGAGCCCCGCCACGTCGGCGCCGTCCACGACCTGCCCCAGACCGTGGGCGGGGCGACGGTCCACTGGGACGCCAAGACGCCGCGGTTCTGGGACGTCGACTTCCGCAAGCTCAGCCTGCTCGGTCCGATCGCGGGCGCCGACGTCGCCGACTGGCCCTTCGACTACGACGAGATCGCCCCCGTCTACGACGAGGTCGAGGAGCTGATCGGGGTGGCCGGCGACGTCGAGGCGATCCCGGTCGAGCCGACACGACGGCACGCCCCCCGCCGAAGACCCCTCCCCATGCCCGCCGGCCCGCCGCAGCTGTCGTCGCTCATCGCGGCGGAGGGGTGTCGGAGCCTCGATCCGCCCCTGCACCCGTTCCTCGTGCCGATGGCCGTCAACAGCGCCCCCTACGACGGCCGCCCGGCCTGCAACAACTGCGGCCACTGCTCCCACCACGGCTGCCCGATCCTCGCCCGGGTCGGAGCGCTGGCGCCGTTGCGGCGAGCCCTGATCGCCGGGGCGGAGGTCCGCGAGCGCGCCCAGGTGGTGAAGGTCCACACGTCGGGCCGGCGGGCCACCGGCGTGACGTGGATCGACGACGAGGGCCGGACCCACCAGGAGCAGGGCGACCTCGTGGTGCTCGCCTGCCTGGCCATCGAGACGGTCCGCCTCGCCAAGCTGTCCGACCTCCCCGACCCGCACGGCACGGTCGGCACCCACTTCATGCAGCACTGGTTCACCGACGGCACCGGCATCTTCCTCGACCTGCGGCTGCACGCCCACCGGGGCCGCTCGACCACCCACGTCGTGGACGACTTCGCCGACCCCGACTTCCCCGGCGCCCGCGCCGCCGCGCAGGCCGCGGGCCTCCCGTACTTCCGGGGCGGCACGCTGGAACTGGGCGGGTCGCAGCTCCCCCTCGGCGAGGCCGACACGTACCGCTTCCTCCTCGGCCTGCTGCGCCCCGACAAACCCTTCGGCACCGAGTTCAAGGAGCTGATGCGGTCGAGCGTGCTGCGCGACCGCCTGTGCGGCATCCAGATGATCGGTGAGGACCTGCCCTACCGCGACAACACCGTCGACCTCGATCCCACGGTGAAGGACCACCGCGGCCTCCCGGTCGCCCGGATCACCTACTCGCCCCGCGCCCACGAGCTGGCGGCCCAGGACTTCTACGGGCCCTACATCGCCGAGATCCTCCGCCGGGCCGGAGCCGACCACGTCACCACGGTCGCCGACGCCGAGTCCGACGCCACGCCCCTCGCCGGCAACCGGGTGCCCACCACGGCCCACGTGATGGGCGGGATGCGCATGGGCACGGACCCGACCCTCAGCGCGACCGACGGCGAGGGGCGCTTCCACGAGCTCGACAACCTCTTCGTCGCCGACGGCAGCGTCTTCCCCACCTCCGGCGCCCACAACCCCACCCTCACCATCATGGCCACCGCCCTCCGCAACGCCCGCCGCTGGGTGCGCTGA